Proteins encoded by one window of Serratia nevei:
- a CDS encoding fimbrial protein: MKRIFYPIAALALLALSLFGAPAALAQCTRVAPWIDSGCDPCGVGTALGRVNLTSTYLQPVGTPLGTSVFDFTSGTRYPDPNKVLYECDAGDAGQIYEVFATNGDDRVGGYYDLGAQDGNPNYYATYFPYVGIRLTHLDSGKVFTRYWQSAPITRYATVGSKIQIRVKDFSAIRADLIRISSLPGAGASNYCGYSAGNPLVGMASTTGNSNYTCTQPNGYVTFQGPGIASDPIGSDSATNYATWGTGRWNAMGMGTAPISSLTYTATCVARNVTPLVILPTISVSQLTAGQTSQAQFTINIECDNAAVSGVSSNNTALGLQVPYESYVAAQQLGLVSANGGVSYLLSSGYGTDSSVATGVGIALANAGNGAPMNFVGWARCSAGQCPQGNDAGWYPVLNGASGGGSTAAGFTHYTTQLTATLARLPGQTVTAGKVDARAYVWVKVQ, from the coding sequence CGCCCCCTGGATCGATTCCGGTTGCGATCCCTGCGGAGTGGGCACGGCGCTGGGCCGGGTCAATTTGACCAGCACTTACCTGCAGCCCGTCGGCACGCCGCTCGGCACCAGCGTGTTCGACTTCACCTCCGGCACGCGCTATCCGGATCCCAACAAGGTGCTGTATGAATGCGACGCCGGCGACGCGGGGCAGATCTATGAAGTCTTCGCCACCAACGGCGACGATCGCGTCGGCGGCTATTACGATCTGGGCGCCCAGGACGGCAACCCCAACTACTACGCCACCTACTTCCCCTACGTCGGCATCCGCCTGACCCATCTGGATTCCGGCAAGGTTTTTACCCGCTACTGGCAGTCGGCGCCGATTACCCGCTACGCCACCGTCGGCAGCAAAATTCAGATCCGGGTGAAAGACTTCAGCGCCATCCGTGCCGATCTGATCCGCATCAGCTCGCTGCCGGGCGCGGGCGCCAGCAACTACTGTGGCTACAGCGCCGGCAACCCGCTGGTGGGCATGGCCTCGACCACCGGCAATTCGAACTATACCTGCACGCAGCCGAACGGCTATGTCACCTTTCAGGGGCCCGGCATCGCCTCGGATCCTATCGGCAGCGACTCCGCCACCAACTACGCCACCTGGGGCACCGGGCGCTGGAACGCGATGGGCATGGGCACCGCACCGATCTCCTCCTTGACCTATACCGCCACCTGCGTGGCGCGCAACGTCACGCCGCTGGTGATCCTGCCGACCATTTCCGTCAGCCAGCTGACCGCCGGGCAAACCTCTCAGGCGCAGTTCACCATCAATATCGAATGCGACAACGCCGCCGTTTCCGGCGTCAGCAGCAACAATACCGCCCTCGGCCTGCAGGTACCGTATGAAAGCTATGTCGCGGCGCAGCAGCTCGGGCTGGTCAGCGCCAACGGCGGCGTGAGCTACCTGCTCTCCAGCGGCTACGGCACCGACAGCAGCGTCGCCACCGGCGTGGGCATCGCACTCGCCAACGCCGGCAACGGCGCGCCGATGAACTTCGTCGGCTGGGCGCGTTGCAGCGCCGGGCAATGCCCGCAGGGCAACGACGCCGGCTGGTACCCGGTGCTCAACGGCGCCAGCGGCGGCGGCAGCACTGCGGCGGGGTTTACCCACTACACCACCCAGCTCACCGCCACGCTCGCCCGGCTGCCCGGGCAGACCGTTACCGCCGGCAAAGT